In Oenanthe melanoleuca isolate GR-GAL-2019-014 chromosome 8, OMel1.0, whole genome shotgun sequence, a single genomic region encodes these proteins:
- the GADD45A gene encoding growth arrest and DNA damage-inducible protein GADD45 alpha has product MTLEELPGERRAAGRMEQAGDALEEVLSKALSQRSLTLGVYEAAKLLNVDPDNVVLCLLAAEEEEAGDAALQIHFTLLRAFCCENDINILRVSNPARLAQLLLPAAGPDPPADLHCVLVTNPQASQWKDPALSQLMCFCRESRYLDQWVPVINLPER; this is encoded by the exons ATGACTCTGGAGGAGCTGCCCGGGGAGCGCCGCGCCGCCGGGAG GATGGAGCAGGCGGGGGACGCGCTCGAGGAGGTGCTGAGCAAGGCGCTGAGCCAGCGGAGCCTCACCCTCGGCGTCTACGAGGCGGCCAAGCTGCTCAACGT GGACCCCGATAACgtggtgctgtgcctgctggcggccgaggaggaggaggcggggGACGCGGCGCTGCAGATCCACTTCACCCTGCTGCGGGCCTTCTGCTGCGAGAACGACATCAACATCCTGCGCGTCAGCAACCCGGCCCGCCTGgcgcagctgctgctgcccgccGCGGGCCCCGACCCGCCCGCCGACCTGCACTGCGTGCTGGTCACG aACCCTCAGGCATCCCAGTGGAAGGACCCAGCGCTGAGCCAGCTGATGTGTTTCTGCAGGGAGAGCCGGTACCTGGACCAGTGGGTGCCTGTCATCAACCTCCCCGAGCGGTGa